cgaatccctctgtgctgctactgtgaccttcagcagaggcttcttcctcgtcatcatcatcgtcctcgtctgaccaagcccagccccggatgcgctttggcggtggttcgtcggaggaggtgtcgtcctcctgttccttcttcaggtcggaagagacatcttcttcttcgtcgtcctcttcttctttagtgacggaggtgaatttgcCCCGGAAGAGAGGGTCGTCGTCATCACTCTccacctccagtgctccgtcaaccaggtaccggaggtcatcttccccgtcggttaggagcatggccccatctgaccagacgaggtcttcaccctccggcacgaagtcgaagtcccactcctgcttgtcccaatgtttgggagcccggcggttgtacgcctccatcttgtcgtgctctgggatcaactcgcttgaggaagatgaTTGGAGGgagacggaagaggaggaagaagatgacatcgctacagaggaagagggttttttggtgccgatgactggaacagaggaaggggatgaagagagctaattaATCGGCACAGTTTAATAATGAgaggcctggtggaaatttaatgtcattgCAGTTTTCGAGGAAATGATGCCAAggttatcaaattttgcagagaagctggaaagacaaggcatcatgatgaggaatactgcgacaggtctgctctgccatgacatgacccttcgaaggaaaaacagagtggttttgaaattatcattgccaaaaccaggggggcatgtgttatcaccagattttggtcaaatcaggaggtgggccgtaagagagatgggtttagaagattacacgtggaagatctctgaagcggccttgcacgaagagtttgggctagactgcccgtgtatctttaattatggtagattatattttagattgaaagttagaattttacccgtgcacggttaggtgcacacctaaattagaaagtcccctggactataaatatgtatctagggtttatggaataaacaacaaccaacgttcaaccaacaaatcaatctcggcgcatcgccaactccttcgtcttgagggtttctaccggtaagcaacatgctgcctagatcgcatcttgcgatctaggcagcacaagctccacgttgttcatgcgttgctcgtactgaagccttgttgatggcgagcagcgtagttatcatagatgtgttagggttagcatagttcttcgcgtaacatgctatcgtagtgcaacccttgcatgtctagccgccctcacacctatcttaggtgtgggggcggcaccccgcttgatcatcatttagtagatctgatccgttacgattgctccttgttctacaaggattagtttaatatctgcaatagttaggccttacaaagggttggaggatccagcggcacgtagggtgtcgttcgttggccctaaacaggatgttccggggatcaaccttgtgttggtttttaggccttgtttaggatcggcttacgatcaccgtgcgtggccgcgaggcccaaccgtgagtaggatgatccgattatgcggtgaaaaccctaaatcgtcgtagatctcattagctttatcttgatcaagcaggaccaccatatattcgtgcacctcgtacgaatcatgggtggatcggctccctgagccgattcacaggataacctgagagccgatcgaggctcgtatttaatgtttacgtgtatgccatgcaggaaactaagcgaggcatctccatcaccttcctgaccaggtataggtcaggtggcacgcccttgcatcagcatcggacgtgtgaccagaacgctttgcgggccgtcgctcggagggatctcagccagccgcagctctaggttgttcccggctctacggtgttgcccgtcgctgcccgccggtgggtttctgacgacaacagatTCATAGCTGGACATATACAAACTATTCAAGGCATATACTTTTCTTGTGTTGTACTCCAAATCTATCTTAAGTTCCGGGGAAAACTTTTCTAGTGCACCATAAAATGTGCTAACCAATTGGCATCTCAGCCCAACCGTCAATGGATCATTGTCCAACTCTTCAAAATCCGGCCATATACTGCCATGATGCCAAAATCCGCACCAATCTCCAACGAGCTAGCCTAATTACGTCTAATATCTGACAAAATTGGGATTGTAGGCAAGCATGTCCGTGGATTGATGAACGTCCACGAAACATGCATAGGAGGCCAACGAGGGGCAAGGGAGATGGAGGGAGGTTCGAATGGAGGAGGGGCGGAGCCGTCGAGCGCATGCAGGCACGGCGGCGCCTGACCGAGGCCACCGTGCTGGGAGCAGGGATTGATGCGCTAGGCATGAGGCTATGTAAGCTGGAGGTAGAGGAAGAAGATGGCTGAGAAAAAATGGGAAATGAAAAGAATATATTAACATGTGGGCCATAGGTGGGTCCCGCATGGTAGAATTTTTTTGGTGTCTATCTATGGTGTATCTTTTGTTCGGATCCATTTCACACCCTAAAACAATTTCAGGTGTCCTTCATACGGTTTTTAAGATTTCGATTTGTACATTATCTGCTAGAGATGCGCTAGCATTTTAGCAGCCCCAAGAGCCAAAAGCTTTCTCTGACCAAAAGAGAAGCTAACTAGGTGACATATTATGTAAGATCATACAAAATTCTAGAGTCTATATGTAGCTAGAGATAGGGTACTTGTAAAAGCAATTCAAAGCAAAATAAACATACTTTGACATCTGCACCAACTACGTGCATATAGCAATTGTGAGAGTTACTTCGAAACTAATTTTTATATTCTTTATgtaccaaattaattaacctggtTTTATCTAGATAGATATACACGCATCTAtataaagttgagtcaattaatgtgGTATAGAGGGAGCAATACAAATTTCCCTTGTGTAAAAAGATTGTAAATAAGTTCAAAATAGTACTCCCTCTATGCTAAAATATAGTTCCTATAAGATTTTTTTAAAAGTCAAAATAGGTaaactttgaccaaatttatTGTAACAATTATCAAAATTTAGAATCTTAAGTCAATACCATTGAAATCAGCATAAAATATATTTTAATATGGTACAGATAAAGTAttgtagatatatatatataattttttcAATAAACTTAGCCACATTTAGTGTAGTTTGACTTTCGCGGAAACCAATACGTACTATATTATGTCACAGAAGGAGTAGTtacttgagagagagagagagcgccaCCTGAGGTGGAGTGCCACATGGAGTAAAAAATGGGATTTGCTAGTTCTCAACTAGCTGAGAACTAACTTCATGCTCAGTTAACTGTTTCGCCGTTCGATTTGCATCCTAATTTTGTTGCAACTAAACTTTGATAACATCATCTAACTGAAAACAAAGTTAGTTTCCAGTTAGCTGAGAAATAGTCACACCCGTTAAAAATAGTACCACTTCAGCGAGTACATCATTTTGAGCGTGTCAATCTTATTGAACTCTAGTACGTATTTTCTCTTTTGGTCATTGTCGTCAATTAATACATCAAAATCACATCATATATAACGACTCTAGTCATTCTCCACGTACATGGTCAGTCTCATATATACACATTAAAGCTAGGCACTACTTAAGCTTCAGATCGACACATATGCGCCTAACACTTGTAAGATTGGGCagacagaaattactcttttgcTCAAATTAGATAAGCATTTCTCTTACGTACGGACACTTCACCATACCATTTCACAGGGGAGCTCCCAGATAGCGCACTATTCAAGCATTCCAAGTTTCCAACACCCACTCAGAGTTCACAGCGTGTCCAGCTCCTGAAGACTAGAGTAATATCGACCCCCCCATGGCGATGCGGCGCCCCAAGTCCGAGATGTCCCCGCCGGCTCCACCTTCGCCCTCCGACCAGAGAGATGCCGTCATCGAGGAGCTCCAGAAAGGCGCTCAGCTGGCGGATTCCCTCAGGCGGCAGGTGGAGCTCATCCCGGAGCCTGGCCGCCGCGACGCCGCGCTGGCCAACGTCAGCGACATCTCCACGGCCCTCGCGTCGTCGCTCTCCGTCCTACAGTCCGAGAGAGAGCAGTACAGCTGCTCCTCCTCCGACGCCGCGACGGCCAATGCTGCCGGCGCCTCCGGTGGCGGGGGTGTCAGGGCGCGAAATGGGGCCTTGCGCAGCAGGAAGGCGAAGCAACGGCGAGGCGCCGATGGCCAAGAGCTTCCGATGTGAGTATCTAACTAAATACTTTGCGTGTGTTCGCTACAGCAAATACTCCAGTACTGTAGCATGCGTATCTGTGGGGATATGTGCTAGAGAAGAATCGGCATCAGCAGATCTACGCAATACTTCGTTTCCAATGAGGATGAACTAACCACTCTCGTTCCCCAAGCCAAAAAAGAGCTAATCTCTCTCTTGACACTGCTACTAGCTACTCTCAGTTTGCTTTAAAATCTTGCTTCATATTTCTTCGGGTTCTCTTGAGGGCACTAGCAAAAGCCGGAACCATCAGTTGGTTTGTGCCGAAGGATTTCTAGATCTACGTTTCAAACAAAATATAAATGAAATAAATGTGCTAATCTGTTGGTAGACCTTGTCTAGTCTATTCCAGTTCATGGGGTACGTGAGGCGTGATGTAGACATGTAGTAGAAGCACATGCTTTTTTTTTTCTCACTGTGATTTATATTTCATGGTTAGCTAGGAATGTATGCAGTAAAGTTGAGAACGCCGCTAATTATACTTCTTGCCTCTTGTTATTCAGCGAGGAGATGCTCACGGAGACACCAGAAAATGATGGATTCCACTGGAGGAAATATGGGGAGAAGAAGATCCTAAATGCTGAATTTCCAAGGTATGATTCTTTGATGGAGTTTTATCTCTGACAGCTCTATCTAATTATTTTTTCCTTAAATTGGCTTTAACTACTTTATGGATATGTAGCACTTACATTTCCTAATGTAGTTTATAAATAGAGAAAAGTTAGCAGTAATTTTTGTATTGTATAACTTTGTGTATGTGTCTTGTTTCTAACTTGTCACCCCTTTTGTGTCTTTATACGGACTCTGTACCATTTTTTCTGAcatatgcttactttgaatgcatCTTCTATTAATCTTGGAAGGATTCTCATGTATAGTAGTATTAAATTGTAAAGAATCAATGGAACAATTAACTATGGTTACTAAAATCAAAGAGATAAAGTACTTCAATTCTAAATTTAGCATCTGTGGCTAAACATGGATGATCACCTGCCACATCAATTACTTGCTTAAACATGGATGATCACCTGCCACATCAATTACTTGCTTCAACATGGAGTATGGTTGATATAGGCCCCATGTGGGGCACACCTCATATTAGGCTATTAGCTAGCATCAGAGATTGGCTTAATTTTACTAATAAAATCAATACATACAGTTAGTTTTCCCATCCATATCAAAGTCTTTTTTTGTCACTCATCCATGTCAAATTTGAAGCTCCACAAAATAGTAGTGCCATATGATGTTTCTGTTGTGCACGTACACCAACTCGTACGCATGAAGCACTTAAGCAAATGGTGTGCTCTAAAAGAAATGTTATACACAAATCAATCATGCACTTGATGGACTTGTATCAGATATATCTCTGCACGTCTGTGGATAATAATACCAATTACTAGCTGCACACAAATCGACCATACACGCTTAAGCTCATTTACTTGTGTCTGTTTTGGCAACTTAAAACCTCAACGCCTTTGCCTTCATGTGGTACATAGGCTAGTATTTTTTTATGTGTTCGACCTAAATAAACACGTCCCTGCCTTGTAATTACTTGTAGTCTGTTCTTCTTAATGAATAGATAGCTTGTTCATGTCGTATGGTTTGTTGTAAGAAATTATGAGATTACTTATAAACAAGATCAACGTGAATGCTGCTAGATAATGATACGATCCACTTTTTCTCCAAGAAGGAAGATATACCCTGGCTTCTACATCGAGAGATTCATGCGGATATGTTTTGTGTGTGCAAAGTTTCAATTCTTACAAAACGAGAAGATGACAACTTAATGTGACAAAAGACCGGAAAAATAAAATTTAATGCTGTACTTAGCATCTAAAACCCTGTTGCTAGATCGTCATCTGAATCGGCTAAACAAAACCCTGCACCCAACGGCCAGAGATTCCTGAGCCTCCACACAGTCATGATCATGCAAACATCACATCTAATGTGATCAATCAAAAGTGTATATTATGATTTCTAATTTCGATGGGGCCTCATATCAAATCTAACAGGCTAACAATTCAAATTCCCAATCATCTTGGAATTAGACACTGACATGTGAACAAAGAAATAACTACTAGCAGCATGTTGTCTAATCTAAACTAAGAAAACATACACTCATTTTCACTCAGGAAAGTTTTCTTACTTCCTTGTATAGTATGTGCATGCACATGAAATATTATAATTACCTAGGAATTCATTGTTTTTTCATACAGTTGGATCAACAAATGTTTGGTCTATCAAAAAAGCTGAACACGAAAaatgcttatgctcatattctcgGTAAATAAACGTTTTGCAGGTTATACTACAGGTGTGGATATAGCGACGAGCACAAATGCCCGGCAAAGAAGTACGTGCAGCAGAAAAACAACAACGACCCTCCCGTGTTCCTGGTCACCCTCATCGACAACCACACATGCCATACCTTGTTCCCAGCCGAAACCAACCAACGAACAATGAGCAACTCAAGCAGCGCTAACTCGCAACTGCTCGACTTCACCAAAGTATCGCTCTCTTCAGCAGCTGTATCTAGGatgaaggaagaggaagacatcgcaGCAGGAATGTCTGTGGCTGTTCCCAGCTACACATACGACGAGTTCTACTCTTCTTCCTCGCTGCCATTGCTGTCGCCGAAGCAGTGGGAGATGGAGATGGATATCAAGTCACTCTATCATCGTCACTCCGGAGGTGATAGCTGCTAAGCTAGTGTGTGAAATTGAGTGTTCTACTAGATCAACTGGTTGCATTATCCAAACAGCTACCTGAACCCTAATAATGGTGGCATGATCGGGAGAGCCTACTCTCTAATGTTGTAATAATGTTAGTACTACAACAGCTAGCCCAGCTGTTAGAGATCTTTGATTAGATGGATAACTTACCTGCCTAATTATGCCTACGCTATTAATTCGACTAGCCTTCTCATGCTTAATAGCCATATCTTCtcgtgtactccctccgttcttttttaattgactcgaatttagtataaatttatactaaatttgagtcaattaaaaaggaacggaggaGTAACAAATAAGAGCTTCTTTTAAGGTACCGTACGTACTTGTATTAATTTGAGAATATTAATCCATACCCACGGGGATACCTACATATCCATAGCATGCGCCACCATCGGATATCCCTTCAGAGTTCAGAGCTATAGACGGATGGCAACTAAGCGGTCAGGTAAGTACAGATTAAGTGCAAATCATCATAGAAGCCTGCTACTGGGGTACATGCAGCGCACCATGTCGCAACACAGCTACTAGTGACGCATGTAGTCTTGGTGCTGGAGTTAATGCTTTGTAGACCATCTGCCCCAAAAAGGATGTCGCAAATTCATCGAAATTTAGTTTATGgatatatttaaatttagacaaatttgcgACATCTTTTTCGGGACGGAGGATGTACAACGATGCATTTCTACATGGGAAGGAAATTTTTTCCACAAGTTACAGAAGAAAAAATAGAATGTTGCCAAGCCCCCCACCCCCCACCCCGGTTTGTCTCGCACGATTACAACCTAGAATTGAATGAATCACGGACCacttatatataattagtgtgactGTTTAATTTTTCGGAAATGTCACATTCCATGGGAGAATCCATGGTGGAGAGAAAATAAATAATAGGGGAGCTACAAATATCCTTGCAAAAAGAAACACGCCAAAACTATCATTGTTAAAAGAAGGGTTCACACGCACAGAAAATAAACATGGTGACATGACTTTCTAACAAAGAtgtgacagaaaagaaaagaaatgtaCAACCCCTCTGTCGACAAGTGTTGGCACCCCTTTTTTTCGAAAAGGTGGaaaaatcgccccagcttctgcatcaaaAGGATGCACAcgattttttattagattattcataaACCTTACAAGAAGCAATACAAAAAATCAACCTCGAAGCCACCTCACTagacctacagtgggatgaagagggtgacaatacaccaactgacatcatccaaaaaccaaatgcctttccaaaccgcccaatagcaggtgagaagcataTCCAGTCAAGCAGGCTCTCCGCGCACAccaacgcacacgccacagaagttgctaccgccgtcttcctcgactccatcttcaagagagatcatcgcattaaccttgcaagacctgccgtcgatgccaccatgacgctaGACGGatccaccatcctgcacgcatACATCATACCACATATgtcgtcgataccctgcagcaccatgccaccgagcctccacgccaacaatgtggtagatgaataccACTCCACCGACATCCaccaacatccagcagctgctccaaaaacgatgccccgggAGGTAGAACGACGTagggcgcgccgccatcgtccgatccgggagacccagatctagggtttcccccggagcagcgagAGAGTGTAGATGTAGGCTGCAACAACGATGCCttctgttgctgccaaaacccaccggcgggcagcgacgggcaacaccgtagagccgggaacaacctagggctgcggctggccgaggtccctccgagcgacggcccgcaaagccttctggtacacacgtccgatgctgatgcaagggcgtgccacctgacctatacctggtcaggaaggtgatggagatgcctcgcttagtttcctgcatggcatacacgtaaacattaaatacgagcctcgatcggctctcaggttatcctgtgaatcggctcaaggagccgatccacccatgattcgtacgaggtgcacgaatatatggtggtcctgcttgatcaagataaagctaatgagatctacgacgatctggggttttcaccgcataatcggatcatcctactcacgattgggcctcgcggccacgcacggtgatcgtaagccgatcctagatagggcctaaaaaccaacacgaggttgatccccggaacatcctgtctaggactagcgaacgacaccataCGTCTTGGcattggatcctccaaccctttgtaaggcctaactattgcagatattaaactaatccttgtagaacaaggagcaaccgtaacggatcggatctactaaattaagatcaagcggggtgccgcccccacacctgagataggtgtgagggcggctagatatgcaagggttgcactacgatagcatatgatacgaagaacaatgctaaccctaacacatctatgataactacgttgctcgccatcaaaaaggcttcagtacgagcaacgcatgaacaacgtggagcttgtgctgcctagatcgcaagatgcgatctaggcagcatgttgcttaccggtagaaaccctcgagacgaaggagttggcgatgcgccgagattgatttggttggttgaacgttggttgttgttttttccataaaccctagatacatatttatagtccagaggactttctaacgtgggagtaatcccaaccgtgcacgagatgaattctaacttctaatctaagatgcgatctactatattacagatatatgggcaatctagcccaactttgcatataaggccgatccacgtattttctccgtatataatcttcaagcccatcttgatcgtggcccacctctgacttggtcaaattccggtgataacacatgccccccggttttggaattatcaattccaaaatcactctgttttttcttcgtcaggtcatgtcatggcagagcagaaccgtcgcagcattcttcatcatgatgccctgtcttctcaactattccgcgtgatttgaccgctgtctttgggcaccgcctcctcggaaactgttgtggcattgaatttctaccatagcccctttatttaaccgctctgagcagtttgccacttcatcgtcttgctctgttctggccatcggcacccaaaagacCCCCAacctcccatagccatgtcttcctcttcctcctcttcctcgtcagtCTTCTCTgactcttcctcctcccgcgagccgacgccagagtggggctcgttggcggcgcacgacattctcgccccgacgacgtgggacaaggaggaacacgattcctccatctggtctgaggatgacaaatccctgaccgacggcgagggcgaccttcaattcctcgtcgaaggggaagaggaggcggagagcgaagacgaccgcttctcctgggatgatttcacctcttccgaggaagaggcggaggaggacgatgacgacgacgactcccttgaaggttacccaccagcgaagcgcctccgcacctggtgggacgacgacagcgaggacgacgatgaggaagatgaggctcccgtagaaggctacggaagctccgatgaggagcctctcagcagctgcgccggaggcagcgacgacgagggtagcaacggcccctagattagggatcagtagcagtagttggcttttgcccttttcttccttgagcaatcggctctttctttgtaaggaatCCCCCTATGAAGAAAAATCCCTCAATTAATTCCGCTTCCTTGTCGACCTTGCCGATTATCGAATGGGGCTGCCATAcagagagccgatagcagaacatcggctcgtATTGCGATCCGAGGTCAAGCGGTTGCCTAAACATGCAGTCCCACAGGCCTCAATaggcctaattctcgtccaaaccatcagaaTGAACTCCTCAGCAAGCCCTAAGAAATTCGTCTCACACATCATGATTCCTGGTCTGAATCGATTCTGTTAATTTGCTAGTTtgggcttattcctctagagtcgatatcagcgtatcggctttgttattctgaagtcgatgcccgtgcatcggctgtatttgcatactgttatctccatacgtcttctcaagtcgatgcctgcgcatcggctgtgatttttttgttttttactggccgattttaaatcggccctcacatcttactgcccatcatcccacatgcttgggaaatatttcttgaggtgttgaccattgacagctactgggaacttttcgccgtccaactcttccaacatgtatgcattacccttcaaggcctggacaactttgtacggaccatgccaattaggagaccatttgccatatgccttgtccctggttcctaacggcaacacagcttcccatactagatcaccaacttggaactcctttggtctaacctttttattgtaggcacgagccaccctggctttgttctctttaatcttctccaacgaccaaagcctaagctctgttgcgtcctcaatagtgtcgctcatcaaagctgcatattcttcagctgtcagatcattctgaaacgtgacatgtcttgatccagccgtaatttcccaaggcaatacggcttcctgtccatagacaagctggtacggcgaagtctttatagctccatggcacgacatgcggtaggcccataatgcttctgacaacttctcatgccaatccctagggttcttgtcaattttcctcttgatcagcttgattagactctgattggacgcttcagcctgcccattagcttgagcatagtacggggatgatcggatcagtttaatccccatgtcatcgcagaacttcctaaattctttagaaacaaagaccgaacctccatcggtcgtgatagtttggggaatcccgaacctatgaatgacgtgttctttcacaaatttgatcacatcttctgatttcacctttttcatagggacggcttccacccacttggtgaagtaatctgtgataaccaaaatccattcatgttttttgctcgacgccggatggattttgccgatcatatccatgccccacccccgaaacggccaaggtttgatgatagggttcatcgctgatgctggtaccatctgaatcttcccgaacatctggcacgcttggcaccccttgtaataattgaagcaatcttcaagcatggtgggccaataaaaccctgatcgctcgattaaccacttcatcttatgagccgatcgaTGAGTTCCacagcgccttcatgcacctcatgtaagagccgattagactcggttgGCCCTGTGCACttaagtagtaacccttccaacgtccccgtagaacatatcgtctcctatgaggacatacttcatggctttgtaccttatccgtttaggtgccccccgagccgaatcttttaaataattgaagatttcggctctccaatcatcctgttccaggaattgtacctgAACCTCCGACCCGTCGGATATATCTATAtatcctgacgccatttgtgcgagattgttggcctcggcattttgggatcttgggacccaattaaagttgatgtaccgaaactgtgtcatcaactcacggcattccacccaatatgggaaaagcgattcactttcgcacttatattcatccgtgagctggttaatcaccaactttgagtctccaaaaagctctactgcttctgctccggcttccagtagcaactccattcccttacgt
This Lolium perenne isolate Kyuss_39 chromosome 1, Kyuss_2.0, whole genome shotgun sequence DNA region includes the following protein-coding sequences:
- the LOC127319033 gene encoding probable WRKY transcription factor 70 isoform X2; its protein translation is MAMRRPKSEMSPPAPPSPSDQRDAVIEELQKGAQLADSLRRQVELIPEPGRRDAALANVSDISTALASSLSVLQSEREQYSCSSSDAATANAAGASGGGGVRARNGALRSRKAKQRRGADGQELPIEEMLTETPENDGFHWRKYGEKKILNAEFPRCGYSDEHKCPAKKYVQQKNNNDPPVFLVTLIDNHTCHTLFPAETNQRTMSNSSSANSQLLDFTKVSLSSAAVSRMKEEEDIAAGMSVAVPSYTYDEFYSSSSLPLLSPKQWEMEMDIKSLYHRHSGGDSC
- the LOC127319033 gene encoding probable WRKY transcription factor 70 isoform X1, with product MAMRRPKSEMSPPAPPSPSDQRDAVIEELQKGAQLADSLRRQVELIPEPGRRDAALANVSDISTALASSLSVLQSEREQYSCSSSDAATANAAGASGGGGVRARNGALRSRKAKQRRGADGQELPIEEMLTETPENDGFHWRKYGEKKILNAEFPRLYYRCGYSDEHKCPAKKYVQQKNNNDPPVFLVTLIDNHTCHTLFPAETNQRTMSNSSSANSQLLDFTKVSLSSAAVSRMKEEEDIAAGMSVAVPSYTYDEFYSSSSLPLLSPKQWEMEMDIKSLYHRHSGGDSC